TAGTCCATCAATGTATTTACACTCAATGTTAAACTTTGAACTTTTTGTTGTTTCACCAAATCAAGTTCTAAAATACCTGAAGTACCATTGTATAATAAAGCAGCGGTCAAATCCAAAATCATAGCCTCACGTGTGCCAGCACCCGGTGTACGATAACCCATTTTAAGAAAACTTGCATCCGGGCCAGTTACAATCTTAAGTTCTGGCTTACTCAAATATGCATCCTCTGGGAACTTGAGCGGCGGTATTTGACCTGGTTTCATATAGGAGAAATACTTGTCGATGAGCTTTATGGTTGCATCCGGATCTATATCTCCTACCATGATGATGCCCATATTATTGGGGCAATAATTTTTATTATAGTAATCGCGAATGGCTTTTAAACTCGGATTTTTCAAATGCTCAACAGTTCCGATGGTCGTTTGTGTTCCATAAGGGTGAATCTTGAATAAACCAGCCATCAAAGCTTCTTCGGCTTTGCGGTTATCGTTGTCCAAACCAATGTTTTTTTCTTCGTACACAGCTTCTAACTCTGTGTGAAACAATCTAAATACAGGATTGCGGAATCGTTCGCCTTCTATATTTAACCACTTATCTAAATTATTAGAAGGCACATTGTTTATATATACTGTCATCTCGTCGCTTGTAAACGCATTGGTACCACTAGCCCCTAAATTTTGCATCATATTATCATATTCATTTGCAATGGCAAATCTTGATGCGGTAATAGACAATGAGTCAATCACTTTATATATTTGTTTGCGAAAAGCTGAATCTTTACTTGAGTTATAAATAGCATAGTGCTCTTCGATAGCTTGTATCAAATCTCTCTCTAAACCATAATTCACCGTGCCATAGTTCTCGGTGCCCTTAAACATCAAGTGTTCCAAGTAATGAGCCAATCCTGTATTGTTCGAAGGGTCTGTTTTTGAACCCGCTTTCACCGCAATCATGGTCTCAACCCGTGGTTCCTTTTTGTTTACACCCAAAAACACAGTAAGACCGTTGCTTAAAGTATATTTCCTTATTTTATAGGGATCGTTGGGAAATGTTTGAAAGGTATAACTTTGGGCAAATGCTTGTGACAGGATAACCAAAAACGTAAAAACTAAACTAAATTTTTTCATGGGATTGTTTTATTAAAAAAGTGCCGCAAATTAACCCGTTTCGACCTTTTATAAAAAATATATTTTTGCATGCAGCATTTACAGCAATCAAAATGTTCTTATATTCGCACACAAATTAAACAAAAAATAAATATCATCATGAAATTTTCAATTCAAGAATCCCTTAAAAAATCAAAAATTATGACTAAAAAATTATTAACAATTCTAACCATTGTCGCTGTAGTTTTTGCTTCTTGTAGCAAAACAAAAAAACTTACCAAACAAATGACTGGCAAATGGACCATTTCATCTAAAGATTATAAATACACTTACAATAATGTGGTACTCCCATCGCAAACATACAATGTGGCAGCTAAAGGTAGTGTTGAGTTAAAGTCGGACGGTACAGGAACATTCAACGATCCCAGCAATGCAAATGGAGACATCGCAGTTTATTCAATTACTGATTGGTATAATGATGATGCCCATATATCCTTGCTAGTTAAGGATCAAAGTGGCCTTGTTAACCAATGGACATTTGATATTGCCGCTGACCACTCGTCTGAAAAACAAGTGTGGACTAATGAATCGAACCCTTATACCAATTCAGGTGTAGCTAAAACTAATGCTACTTATACTTTAGCAATCACCAAATAATTTTTTTCTCCCCCTAAAAAAGTCGCCACAAAAAATGGCGACTTTTTTTTTGACCTTTTTGTTCGGTTCTTTGCGGCTCAAAAAAAATCAATATAAAAATATTATGAGTTTATTAGTAGTAGGTAGTGTAGCCTTCGATGCCATTGAAACACCATTTGGAAGTACGGACAAAATTGTAGGCGGAGCCGCCACCTATATAAGTTTGTGTGCAAGTTATTTTACAAAAGACGTTCAACTTGTGGGTGTTGTGGGCGACGATTTCCCATTGGCCGACATTGAACATTTTAAAAGCAGGGGCATCGACATAGAAGGGCTGCAAATTAAGCATGGTGAAAAATCTTTCTTTTGGCATGGCCGCTATCACAAGGATATGAATGGTAGAGATACCTTAGCCACCGAACTAAATGTTCTTGCCAATTTTGACCCCGTTATTCCTGAAGCATATAAAAATGCGGAATATCTAATGCTCGGCAACCTCACACCCAAAATTCAACAAACTGTTCTGGAAAGATTAAATAAACGTCCTAAACTAGTAGTAATGGACACAATGAATTTTTGGATGGAAATTGCCCTCGACGATTTGAAAG
The genomic region above belongs to Bacteroidota bacterium and contains:
- a CDS encoding PfkB family carbohydrate kinase is translated as MSLLVVGSVAFDAIETPFGSTDKIVGGAATYISLCASYFTKDVQLVGVVGDDFPLADIEHFKSRGIDIEGLQIKHGEKSFFWHGRYHKDMNGRDTLATELNVLANFDPVIPEAYKNAEYLMLGNLTPKIQQTVLERLNKRPKLVVMDTMNFWMEIALDDLKETIKMVDVLTINDEEARQLSGEHSLLKAARIIRQMGPQYLIIKKGEHGALLFHGENLFFAPGLLLEQVTDPTGAGDTFAGGFIGHLAKTGDLSFENMKRAVIYGSAMASFCVEKFGTENLLNLTQDIIAERVAEFAKLSHFQI